One genomic region from Salvia hispanica cultivar TCC Black 2014 chromosome 2, UniMelb_Shisp_WGS_1.0, whole genome shotgun sequence encodes:
- the LOC125203646 gene encoding natterin-1-like — MPDGHVRITSGHWDNQFWRRSPNWIWADSDQSSIDDSDTHFWPVKVDDNTIALRNAGNNNYCVRLSTEGKTDMLNADVQNITNEARLVVQELVSQRNIYNVVYRMQDARIYDEVPYVASSSVLTNSSDQEAAMAVQITYQDEKSYTFSRNLSLTAGVETTFSTGMPFIVEGEITVSFEINTTLQWETATKTTTSVVASGSIPVPAKSTAVIEYVGTKGTCDVPYSYTQQDKSSADGSVSYTEQADGIYKGISFYNFHFVVKSAKALF, encoded by the coding sequence ATGCCCGACGGACATGTCCGGATAACGTCAGGTCACTGGGACAACCAGTTCTGGAGGCGCAGTCCAAACTGGATATGGGCCGATTCCGATCAGTCTTCCATCGACGACAGCGACACTCACTTCTGGCCCGTCAAAGTAGACGACAACACCATTGCACTCCGCAACGCTGGAAACAACAATTACTGCGTGCGTCTCTCCACCGAAGGGAAGACCGACATGTTAAACGCGGACGTCCAAAACATCACCAATGAAGCAAGACTGGTGGTGCAAGAGCTCGTGTCCCAGAGAAACATCTACAACGTCGTATATCGGATGCAGGACGCCAGGATATACGACGAGGTGCCTTACGTTGCAAGCTCATCCGTGCTTACTAACTCCAGCGACCAGGAGGCTGCTATGGCTGTTCAGATTACTTATCAAGACGAGAAGTCTTATACTTTCAGCCGTAACTTGTCTTTAACTGCGGGGGTGGAAACCACCTTCAGTACCGGCATGCCCTTCATCGTGGAAGGAGAGATCACAGTCTCTTTTGAGATAAACACCACTCTCCAGTGGGAAACCGCTACAAAGACTACGACATCAGTTGTGGCTTCGGGTTCGATTCCTGTGCCTGCGAAGAGTACTGCGGTAATTGAATATGTCGGGACGAAGGGCACCTGCGATGTTCCTTATTCTTACACGCAGCAAGACAAGAGCTCCGCTGATGGCAGTGTTTCTTACACTGAGCAGGCTGATGGTATTTACAAAGGCATCAGTTTTTACAACTTCCACTTTGTTGTCAAATCCGCTAAGGCCTTGTTCTGA